One genomic window of Prochlorococcus sp. MIT 0603 includes the following:
- the purB gene encoding adenylosuccinate lyase, giving the protein MIDRYTLPEMGKIWTEHAKFQSWLDVEVAACEANAELGKIPQHAMKEIREKANFSTTRILEIESEVKHDVIAFLTNLNEVIGDSGRFIHVGMTSSDVLDTGLALQLKAAVKLLIKEIKILQEVIRAKAKAHKNTFMIGRSHAIHGEPITFGFKLAGWLAETIRNQERLEELEKNISVGQISGAMGTYANTNPEIERITCEHLGLIPDTASTQVISRDRHADYVQTLALVGCSLDRFATEIRNLQRTDVLEVEEGFSKGQKGSSAMPHKRNPIRSERISGLARVLRSYVVAALENVALWHERDISHSSTERMMLPDTSITLHFMLREMSEVIQGLGVYEGNMIKNMNVYGGVVFSQRVLLALVEKGMKREEAYELVQKHAHNAWNTDSGNFRANLIADKAITTILSLEQLNSCFSPEIHQDNLDVIWNRLDL; this is encoded by the coding sequence TTGATTGATCGTTACACACTCCCTGAAATGGGGAAAATTTGGACTGAACATGCCAAGTTTCAAAGCTGGCTAGACGTAGAAGTTGCTGCATGTGAAGCCAACGCAGAACTAGGCAAGATTCCTCAACATGCAATGAAAGAGATAAGAGAAAAAGCTAACTTCAGTACAACAAGAATTCTTGAGATCGAATCAGAAGTTAAACATGATGTGATTGCATTCCTTACAAATTTAAATGAAGTTATTGGGGATTCAGGCCGATTTATTCACGTTGGGATGACCAGTAGTGATGTATTAGATACTGGCCTGGCCTTGCAATTAAAAGCTGCTGTAAAGCTATTAATTAAAGAAATAAAAATACTTCAGGAGGTAATCAGGGCAAAAGCAAAGGCTCACAAAAATACATTTATGATTGGGAGATCACATGCAATTCATGGCGAACCCATTACTTTTGGATTCAAGCTTGCTGGATGGTTAGCTGAAACTATTAGAAATCAAGAAAGACTTGAAGAATTAGAAAAAAATATCTCTGTGGGTCAAATCAGTGGTGCAATGGGAACATATGCCAACACTAATCCTGAAATCGAAAGAATTACTTGTGAGCATTTGGGCTTAATTCCAGATACAGCAAGTACACAAGTGATCTCACGAGACCGACATGCTGACTATGTTCAAACACTTGCTTTAGTTGGTTGTTCATTAGATCGATTTGCTACTGAGATCAGAAACCTACAAAGGACTGATGTCCTTGAAGTAGAAGAAGGTTTTTCTAAGGGACAAAAAGGTAGCTCTGCTATGCCTCATAAAAGGAATCCAATTAGGAGTGAACGTATTAGCGGACTTGCAAGGGTTCTTAGAAGCTATGTAGTGGCTGCGTTGGAAAATGTTGCTTTATGGCATGAGCGGGATATTAGCCATAGTTCAACAGAAAGAATGATGTTGCCTGATACATCAATAACTCTGCACTTCATGTTAAGAGAAATGAGCGAAGTCATACAAGGGCTAGGAGTCTATGAAGGGAATATGATCAAAAACATGAATGTTTATGGTGGCGTCGTTTTCAGTCAGCGTGTCCTTTTAGCGCTTGTAGAAAAAGGTATGAAACGCGAAGAAGCATATGAATTGGTACAAAAGCATGCTCATAATGCTTGGAATACAGATTCGGGTAATTTCCGAGCTAACCTTATAGCAGATAAAGCAATTACAACCATACTTTCATTAGAGCAACTCAATAGTTGCTTTAGTCCTGAGATACACCAAGATAATCTAGATGTTATTTGGAATCGACTTGATCTTTAA
- a CDS encoding class II fumarate hydratase: MTQLLRLETDSMGTIEVPKDSLWGAQTQRALIHFAIGDNKIPIKLIYALTKIKKCAAITNYGLGVITATDKDYIIQACEEIISGRHDNQFPLTVWQTGSGTQTNMNVNEVISNIAALVSGNDLGSHKPLHPNDHVNRSQSTNDVFPSAIHIATVQEILGNLIPELELLTNVFEEKISEWDQIVKTGRTHLQDAVPLTLGQEASAWKEQLLIASNRIKGSIKELFSLPLGGTAIGTGVNTPKNFDKEIVNEIAKLTGLPFQPAVNKFAIMASHDGLVNTMSQLKLLAVSLFKIVNDLRLLGSGPRAGLGELLLPANEPGSSIMPGKVNPTQCEAMAMVCTQIMALDTAVSMAGSGGHLQMNAYKPLIGFNILQSIELLTSACKRSRISMIENIQPNLNTIQRNLDQSLMLVTSLSPKIGYEKASEIAQYAHLQNVSLREASKHLGYVSEEEFNKLVDPRLMAGLN; the protein is encoded by the coding sequence ATGACTCAATTATTGCGACTAGAAACTGACAGCATGGGGACAATAGAGGTTCCTAAAGACTCCCTATGGGGAGCCCAAACACAAAGAGCACTAATTCATTTTGCGATTGGAGACAACAAGATCCCCATTAAACTTATTTATGCCTTAACAAAAATTAAAAAGTGTGCAGCCATAACTAATTATGGCTTAGGGGTGATTACAGCAACTGATAAAGACTACATTATTCAAGCATGCGAAGAAATCATTTCAGGTCGTCATGACAATCAATTTCCACTTACGGTATGGCAAACAGGAAGTGGTACTCAAACAAACATGAATGTAAACGAAGTTATTAGCAATATTGCAGCACTAGTCAGCGGTAACGACTTAGGTAGTCATAAACCATTGCATCCAAATGATCATGTAAACCGCTCACAATCAACTAATGATGTATTTCCATCGGCAATTCATATAGCAACAGTACAAGAAATTCTTGGGAATCTTATACCGGAACTTGAATTACTGACTAATGTATTTGAGGAAAAAATAAGTGAGTGGGATCAAATTGTTAAAACTGGCAGAACCCATCTTCAAGATGCTGTACCTTTAACTCTTGGACAAGAAGCATCTGCTTGGAAAGAGCAACTCCTAATAGCTAGTAACAGAATTAAAGGAAGTATCAAAGAACTTTTTTCACTACCTCTTGGAGGGACGGCAATCGGAACAGGGGTCAATACACCAAAAAATTTCGACAAAGAGATTGTAAATGAAATTGCAAAATTAACCGGATTACCTTTTCAACCTGCTGTTAATAAGTTTGCCATTATGGCTAGTCATGATGGATTAGTTAATACGATGTCTCAATTAAAATTACTAGCTGTATCACTATTTAAAATAGTCAATGATCTGCGTCTCCTGGGGTCTGGACCACGAGCAGGGCTAGGAGAGCTATTGCTCCCAGCCAATGAACCAGGTAGCTCTATCATGCCAGGGAAGGTTAACCCAACACAATGCGAAGCCATGGCAATGGTTTGCACTCAAATAATGGCCCTCGACACTGCAGTAAGTATGGCTGGGAGTGGTGGACATCTACAAATGAACGCTTACAAACCTTTAATAGGATTCAACATTTTACAAAGCATTGAGCTGCTCACTAGTGCTTGCAAAAGATCTAGAATATCTATGATAGAAAATATTCAGCCTAACTTAAATACAATCCAAAGGAATCTCGACCAATCACTAATGCTCGTCACAAGTTTATCCCCAAAAATTGGTTATGAAAAAGCTAGTGAGATCGCCCAGTATGCTCATCTACAGAACGTAAGTCTCAGAGAAGCATCAAAGCATTTAGGATATGTAAGCGAAGAAGAATTTAATAAGCTTGTCGATCCAAGATTAATGGCTGGTCTAAATTAA
- a CDS encoding DEAD/DEAH box helicase, translated as MEARKTISNFGHEDLDPGDIFPFLLDDFQLEAIDALNQGHSVVVSAPTGSGKTVIGEYAIYRAIAHDQKVLYTTPLKALSNQKLRDFRNQFGYENVALLTGDVSVNRGAPITVMTTEIFRNMLYAEADEYDDPLADVEAVVLDECHYMNDSQRGTVWEESIIHCPSSVQLVALSATVANAGQLTDWIQKVHGPTELILSDFRPVPLNFNFCSAKGLHPLLNDSRTGLHPNCKVWRPPKGQRRKGRSSPRQLQPEAPSIRFVVNKMAEREMLPAIYFIFSRRGCDRAVKDISGSLALVSNAEKERIEARLNTYIKKNPEGIRDGVHLDALRRGIASHHAGVLPAWKELIEELFQQGLVKVVFATETLAVGINMPARSTVISSLSKRTENGHRQLTGSEFLQMAGRAGRRGLDPQGHVITVQTRFEGVREAGQLAMCSANPLISQFTPSYGMVLNLLQRYDLEKSRELVQRSFGCYLAGLDLFDEEQVLDELSNELAKVRAVVGDIPWDDFEDYEKRRNRLKEERRLFRILQKQAADTLSSELILALDFASIGSLISLKVSSFGGRVIPAVIVEKYKKLNHSPLLLCLTDENIWILIACQSVVGLHADLSCLNVQSIKSPVLKRLGEISYGDQNSNEIAFLISEAAQAHDMHTPQYDLASEVLSQAALVKSLEEELFNLPAHQWGDRKKLKKHRRRMEELHLEIQDRKQLIHHRANRHWELFLALLEILEYFGCVDNLESTEIGRTVGVIRGDNELWLGLVLMSGHLDELHPSQLAGVLQAISTEVNRPDIWTGFRPSSESLEALNDLSGVHRELLRVQQRFSVDVPIHLNPEMMGLVEKWANGSTWNDLIANTSLDEGDVVRIIRRTIDLLAQLPYCWAISKQLKCNAAISLKSLNRFPVREEEDLLYKETANQVSSNPATEQLSNENL; from the coding sequence TTGGAGGCGAGAAAAACGATTTCTAATTTTGGTCATGAGGATTTAGATCCAGGAGACATTTTCCCATTTCTCTTAGATGATTTCCAGCTTGAGGCTATTGATGCTTTAAATCAAGGACACTCTGTGGTAGTGAGTGCGCCTACTGGTTCTGGTAAAACTGTCATTGGAGAATATGCCATTTATCGAGCTATTGCTCATGATCAAAAGGTTTTATATACAACACCATTAAAAGCTTTATCTAACCAGAAACTGAGAGATTTCCGTAATCAATTTGGCTATGAAAATGTTGCTCTGCTTACGGGTGATGTGAGTGTTAATAGAGGAGCCCCTATAACTGTTATGACAACAGAAATCTTTAGAAATATGCTTTATGCAGAAGCGGATGAATATGATGACCCGCTTGCAGATGTTGAAGCTGTTGTATTAGATGAATGCCACTATATGAATGATTCTCAACGAGGAACTGTTTGGGAAGAGTCGATTATTCATTGCCCTTCATCGGTTCAATTAGTAGCACTATCAGCAACAGTTGCTAATGCTGGGCAATTGACTGATTGGATTCAGAAGGTACATGGACCTACGGAATTGATATTGAGTGATTTTCGGCCAGTACCACTGAACTTTAATTTTTGCAGTGCAAAAGGTTTGCATCCCTTATTAAATGATTCTCGAACAGGGTTACATCCAAATTGTAAAGTTTGGCGACCTCCAAAAGGGCAAAGGCGTAAGGGGCGCTCTTCTCCTAGGCAATTACAACCTGAAGCTCCTTCAATAAGATTTGTTGTTAATAAAATGGCTGAGAGAGAAATGCTCCCAGCTATTTATTTCATATTTAGTCGCCGAGGATGTGATAGGGCAGTGAAAGATATTTCAGGCTCATTGGCTTTAGTTTCTAATGCTGAAAAAGAAAGGATTGAAGCTCGCTTAAATACATATATTAAAAAGAATCCCGAAGGGATTCGTGACGGGGTTCATCTTGATGCTCTTCGAAGAGGGATTGCTTCTCATCATGCAGGTGTTTTGCCTGCATGGAAAGAGTTGATTGAGGAATTATTTCAACAAGGGTTGGTAAAAGTTGTTTTTGCGACAGAGACATTAGCTGTAGGAATTAATATGCCTGCTCGTAGTACTGTTATCTCTTCACTGTCCAAGCGAACTGAGAATGGACATCGACAACTAACAGGCAGTGAATTTTTGCAGATGGCCGGAAGAGCCGGTAGACGTGGCTTAGATCCTCAAGGACATGTCATTACTGTGCAAACTCGATTTGAAGGTGTTCGGGAAGCGGGGCAATTAGCGATGTGCTCTGCCAATCCTTTGATAAGTCAGTTTACTCCCAGTTATGGAATGGTATTAAACCTTCTGCAGCGTTATGATCTTGAAAAATCCAGAGAGTTGGTTCAAAGAAGCTTTGGGTGTTATTTGGCTGGTCTGGATTTGTTTGATGAAGAGCAAGTTTTGGACGAGTTAAGCAATGAATTGGCTAAAGTAAGGGCTGTGGTTGGTGATATTCCATGGGATGATTTTGAAGATTACGAAAAACGTAGAAACCGGCTTAAAGAAGAGAGACGATTATTTCGTATCCTCCAGAAACAAGCAGCAGACACTCTTTCAAGTGAACTTATATTGGCTTTAGACTTTGCAAGTATTGGTTCTCTAATTAGCTTAAAGGTTTCTTCATTTGGGGGAAGAGTTATTCCTGCAGTAATTGTCGAGAAATATAAGAAATTAAACCATTCACCACTTCTTTTATGTTTAACCGATGAAAATATTTGGATCCTGATTGCTTGCCAGTCTGTAGTAGGTCTTCATGCAGACTTGAGTTGCTTGAATGTTCAATCTATAAAAAGCCCTGTATTGAAACGTCTAGGGGAGATATCTTATGGAGATCAAAATAGTAATGAAATTGCTTTTCTTATTTCAGAGGCAGCCCAAGCTCATGACATGCATACCCCGCAGTATGATCTTGCAAGTGAAGTTCTTTCTCAGGCTGCTCTCGTCAAATCTTTAGAAGAAGAGTTATTCAATTTGCCAGCGCATCAATGGGGCGATAGAAAAAAACTCAAGAAACATCGACGACGAATGGAGGAACTTCATCTTGAGATACAGGATCGCAAGCAATTGATTCACCATCGAGCCAATCGTCATTGGGAACTTTTTTTGGCACTTCTTGAGATTTTGGAATACTTTGGATGTGTGGACAATTTAGAGTCCACAGAAATAGGAAGAACTGTTGGTGTAATAAGAGGAGATAATGAACTGTGGTTAGGTCTTGTTCTAATGAGTGGCCATTTAGATGAGTTACACCCTTCTCAATTGGCGGGTGTTTTGCAAGCTATTAGCACTGAAGTAAATCGACCTGATATATGGACTGGGTTCCGGCCTTCTTCTGAATCTTTAGAAGCTCTGAACGATCTTTCAGGCGTTCACCGTGAGCTTTTGAGAGTTCAGCAAAGATTTAGTGTAGATGTACCAATTCATCTCAATCCTGAGATGATGGGCTTAGTAGAAAAATGGGCTAATGGCTCAACTTGGAATGATTTAATTGCCAATACTTCATTAGACGAGGGTGATGTGGTAAGAATAATCCGTCGTACTATTGATCTACTTGCACAACTTCCTTATTGCTGGGCAATTAGTAAACAGTTGAAATGTAATGCTGCTATATCATTAAAATCGTTGAATAGATTTCCAGTTCGTGAAGAGGAGGATCTTCTATACAAAGAAACTGCGAATCAGGTAAGTTCAAACCCTGCCACTGAACAACTGTCTAATGAGAATCTATAA
- a CDS encoding aminotransferase class I/II-fold pyridoxal phosphate-dependent enzyme → MKEIPQSRLRKIRTLTLSEDSGHLRLLNNDEEISLIDLASNDYLGLSQDSRLIEAAKQSMISEGIGAGGSRLVTGNRPIHNKLEKALSKWLGFEKVLLFPSGFQANIAAMNALANRKTVVIADKFIHHSLLVGIKSSGAKLKRFNHNSLTDLERLLKIHVKKESYYPPLVVTESLFSMEGTSPKLKEIAALCNQYHAMLFVDEAHALGVMGSQGRGLCYELSQTITMISGTFGKAFGSGGAFLATNNVLGEQIIQTSGAFRYTTALAPPLAAAALEALNIIKSDPHKGEKLQAKSLLWRSELSKNGWAYPKGNGPIISLVIGSDQESLNKQHQLEKNGLLTMAIRPPTVPEGTARLRLVVRDNLPNGTLKKLLLHLGKQL, encoded by the coding sequence ATGAAAGAAATCCCTCAGTCAAGATTACGTAAAATAAGAACATTGACACTGAGTGAAGATTCAGGTCATTTAAGATTGCTGAACAACGATGAAGAGATCTCTCTCATAGATCTAGCCAGTAATGATTATCTCGGGCTTAGTCAAGATTCCAGATTAATCGAGGCCGCGAAACAATCAATGATTTCTGAAGGTATTGGTGCTGGCGGGTCACGTCTTGTAACTGGTAATCGTCCGATACACAACAAACTGGAAAAAGCTCTGAGCAAGTGGCTTGGCTTTGAAAAAGTATTACTTTTCCCTAGTGGATTTCAAGCTAATATCGCAGCAATGAATGCATTGGCTAATCGAAAAACTGTAGTCATAGCAGACAAGTTCATCCATCACTCTCTATTAGTTGGTATAAAATCAAGCGGGGCAAAGCTTAAGCGATTTAATCACAACAGCCTTACTGATCTAGAAAGGTTGCTAAAAATACATGTTAAGAAAGAATCTTATTATCCACCTTTAGTGGTCACTGAAAGTCTATTTAGCATGGAGGGGACTAGCCCAAAACTTAAGGAAATCGCCGCTTTATGTAACCAATATCACGCCATGCTTTTTGTAGACGAAGCACATGCTTTAGGAGTAATGGGCTCCCAAGGGCGAGGTCTGTGTTATGAATTATCACAGACAATAACAATGATTAGTGGGACTTTTGGTAAGGCATTTGGTAGCGGAGGTGCTTTCCTGGCAACAAACAATGTCCTTGGTGAACAGATAATTCAAACTAGCGGTGCTTTCCGTTATACAACTGCTCTTGCCCCTCCATTAGCTGCTGCTGCTTTAGAAGCACTTAATATTATTAAGTCAGACCCACATAAAGGGGAAAAGCTTCAAGCAAAATCTTTACTTTGGAGATCAGAACTTTCCAAGAATGGATGGGCTTACCCGAAAGGGAATGGTCCCATTATTTCACTTGTAATAGGCAGTGATCAAGAATCTCTCAACAAACAACATCAACTCGAAAAGAATGGTCTCCTAACTATGGCTATAAGACCACCGACTGTTCCAGAAGGGACAGCTCGTCTAAGATTGGTGGTTAGAGATAATTTACCTAACGGCACATTGAAAAAATTATTACTTCATCTTGGCAAACAACTATGA
- a CDS encoding methyltransferase domain-containing protein: protein MTIRKQNPIIKNFGQVSETYNKAAFLQTVFANKIAEQCSKQNVPQGLWLDLGSGTGLLADALEKIYTNQAVYRVDGSSNMLKQHPQNSLTKVFDLNAGLPKLIEPPTLIASSFALHWLKDPETRLKEWFSSLAPKGWLAIALPVQESFPEWHKAAIQANVKCTAIQFPCHTSLLKVITKENIKFQTIERITQEASSVTKLLKSFVHVGAHTSTSKSLKVSEWRRLQKSWPTSTKNHLHQLTWSIQILIAQK, encoded by the coding sequence ATGACTATACGCAAGCAAAATCCTATAATTAAAAACTTTGGCCAAGTTTCTGAAACATATAACAAAGCTGCATTCTTACAAACTGTATTTGCAAACAAAATTGCTGAGCAATGTTCCAAACAAAATGTACCCCAAGGTCTTTGGCTTGATTTAGGTTCAGGTACTGGCCTGCTTGCTGATGCACTTGAAAAGATCTATACCAATCAAGCAGTGTACAGAGTAGATGGTTCCTCAAATATGTTGAAACAACACCCTCAAAATAGTCTCACAAAAGTCTTTGATTTAAATGCTGGTCTACCTAAATTAATAGAGCCACCAACCCTAATTGCATCAAGTTTTGCACTCCATTGGTTAAAAGATCCTGAAACAAGATTAAAAGAGTGGTTCTCAAGTTTGGCTCCAAAAGGTTGGCTAGCAATAGCTTTACCTGTCCAAGAAAGCTTCCCTGAGTGGCATAAGGCTGCAATTCAAGCAAATGTGAAATGCACTGCAATCCAATTCCCTTGTCACACTTCATTGCTTAAAGTAATCACTAAAGAAAATATCAAATTTCAAACAATCGAAAGGATTACACAAGAAGCATCAAGTGTAACTAAATTGTTGAAATCTTTTGTACATGTTGGAGCACATACCAGCACAAGCAAATCACTTAAAGTGAGTGAATGGCGAAGACTACAAAAATCATGGCCAACATCTACAAAGAATCATCTTCATCAACTGACCTGGTCCATCCAAATACTTATAGCTCAAAAATGA
- the bioD gene encoding dethiobiotin synthase — protein sequence MNLQTLRVIVCGTDTDVGKTIVSSLLVQGLNAIYWKPIQSGLEDGSDTNTVCDLLSLPKGRYLPELYKFKAPVSPHWAAEQENTMIKSHTLKLPIRKHPLVIETAGGVMVPLNRQYLQIDLLEEWMLPIILVARSGLGTLNHTLLTIEALKKRKIPILGIILNGAFHKDNPKTLQEFGGIPILAQLPILSKISTESLSEQWTKQKLAHQIEIALRLTN from the coding sequence ATGAATTTGCAAACTTTACGAGTAATAGTATGTGGAACAGATACGGATGTTGGTAAAACTATTGTAAGTAGCCTTCTTGTTCAAGGCTTAAATGCTATTTATTGGAAACCTATCCAAAGTGGACTTGAAGATGGTAGTGACACAAATACAGTATGCGATCTTTTAAGCCTCCCCAAAGGAAGGTATCTGCCAGAACTTTACAAATTCAAAGCACCTGTTTCGCCACACTGGGCAGCAGAGCAAGAAAATACAATGATTAAATCTCATACTTTAAAATTACCTATTAGAAAACACCCTCTTGTAATAGAGACTGCTGGAGGTGTCATGGTGCCATTAAATCGACAATATTTGCAAATAGATCTATTAGAAGAGTGGATGTTGCCAATCATCCTTGTCGCAAGAAGCGGGTTAGGTACCCTTAATCACACACTCCTTACTATTGAGGCTTTAAAAAAAAGAAAGATCCCTATTTTGGGAATAATTCTCAATGGAGCCTTCCATAAAGACAATCCAAAAACATTGCAAGAATTTGGAGGGATACCTATACTTGCTCAATTGCCAATCTTATCAAAGATATCAACCGAAAGTCTTTCTGAACAATGGACAAAGCAAAAGCTAGCTCATCAAATTGAAATCGCATTAAGGCTAACTAATTAG
- the bioA gene encoding adenosylmethionine--8-amino-7-oxononanoate transaminase, translating into MNSSKNNIKSFNQEWHPNIWPPFTQITLSQPPQKIIRGKGSLLYRKDGSSLIDAISSWWVTLHGHSDPFIAEAIYQQANQLEQVIFADFTHEQAEKLSERLSRATGLQRLFFSDNGSTAVEVALKLALQWWHNKGEARQQIIAFEGAYHGDTFGAMAVGERNLFNEPFEKMLFPVSRVPWPATWWNDAEVEEREEKAIKKLEELLETPTAAVILEPLIQGAGGMTMVRSEFLEKVQRVVRQSTALLIADEVMVGFGRSGSLFASQRAKIFPDLMALSKGLTGGSLPMGVTMASEKIFECFINDNPRNTFWHGHSFTANPLGCAAANASLDLLERNPNSYRNFESRHLPHLKEIANHPKVKRVRLTGTIAAFELKTNNKDGYLNVAGKSIKAYALERNVFIRPLGNVIYLLPPLCITNEQLSYCYSVIQSGLDNF; encoded by the coding sequence ATGAATAGCTCCAAAAACAATATCAAATCATTTAATCAAGAATGGCATCCCAATATCTGGCCACCTTTTACACAAATAACCCTTTCACAACCACCTCAGAAAATAATACGTGGCAAAGGCTCTCTTCTTTATCGAAAAGATGGAAGCTCCCTTATCGATGCAATTAGCAGCTGGTGGGTAACACTTCATGGGCATTCAGATCCTTTTATAGCAGAAGCTATTTATCAACAGGCAAATCAACTTGAGCAAGTAATCTTCGCTGACTTTACACATGAACAAGCAGAGAAGCTTTCAGAAAGGTTAAGTAGAGCAACAGGTCTTCAACGCTTGTTTTTTTCTGACAACGGTTCAACTGCTGTAGAAGTAGCTCTTAAGCTTGCATTGCAATGGTGGCATAACAAAGGAGAAGCAAGACAACAGATAATTGCATTTGAAGGTGCCTACCATGGTGATACTTTTGGAGCTATGGCGGTCGGAGAACGTAATTTATTTAACGAGCCATTTGAAAAAATGCTTTTCCCTGTGAGCAGAGTACCCTGGCCTGCTACTTGGTGGAATGATGCAGAAGTTGAAGAGCGTGAGGAGAAAGCCATAAAAAAACTTGAAGAATTGCTCGAAACACCTACTGCAGCTGTGATCCTTGAGCCACTTATTCAAGGTGCAGGTGGGATGACAATGGTTAGAAGTGAGTTTTTAGAAAAGGTTCAAAGGGTTGTCCGTCAATCCACGGCATTGCTAATCGCTGATGAAGTTATGGTTGGGTTTGGGAGGAGTGGATCCTTATTCGCATCACAGCGTGCCAAGATTTTTCCAGACTTAATGGCTTTATCAAAAGGTTTAACCGGTGGATCCCTCCCAATGGGTGTAACTATGGCGAGTGAGAAAATCTTCGAATGTTTTATCAACGACAATCCGCGAAACACTTTTTGGCATGGGCATAGTTTTACAGCAAATCCTTTAGGTTGTGCAGCGGCAAATGCAAGCTTAGATCTCCTTGAAAGAAATCCAAACTCATACCGTAATTTCGAATCCAGGCATTTACCACACCTCAAAGAGATTGCTAATCATCCAAAAGTGAAGCGAGTTAGACTCACTGGGACAATTGCTGCTTTTGAGTTGAAAACAAATAATAAAGATGGTTATCTAAATGTAGCTGGTAAAAGCATTAAGGCCTACGCATTAGAGCGCAATGTATTTATAAGGCCTCTTGGAAATGTGATATACCTTTTGCCTCCACTATGCATTACTAATGAGCAATTAAGTTATTGTTATTCAGTAATCCAATCTGGTCTAGACAATTTCTAA
- a CDS encoding DUF3143 domain-containing protein translates to MTTLPPASTPLNQHSLVALELWLRTLGAEQNTQNPCLWIWKKSQWSAEIMIQQDELTIVWSDSGMKSQFSFPYGLPRQDIEAALKHGP, encoded by the coding sequence ATGACGACTCTCCCCCCTGCAAGCACACCATTGAACCAACATTCTTTAGTTGCTTTAGAACTTTGGTTACGCACCCTTGGAGCCGAACAAAACACTCAAAATCCATGTCTTTGGATATGGAAGAAGTCTCAATGGTCAGCTGAGATAATGATTCAACAAGATGAGTTGACAATAGTATGGAGTGATAGTGGTATGAAAAGTCAATTTAGCTTTCCATATGGCTTGCCTCGACAAGATATTGAAGCAGCTTTAAAACATGGCCCTTGA
- a CDS encoding J domain-containing protein → MTRSYYKILGVPHSADLHSIKKAFHGLSKVLHPDITLLPVDEASEQFREVCEAYEILSDPIRRKLYDHTLKDSTLTNEVFDKSYQMNKSVSIKTVINTGNRRPLSGGELFSLMLLCLALGISLILGITFAIVNGKALYINPSWL, encoded by the coding sequence GTGACTAGAAGTTATTACAAAATCTTGGGAGTTCCTCACAGTGCTGATTTGCATAGTATTAAGAAGGCATTTCATGGTTTAAGTAAGGTTTTGCATCCAGACATTACATTGCTCCCAGTTGATGAAGCGTCAGAACAATTTCGTGAAGTATGTGAAGCTTATGAAATACTTTCTGATCCTATTAGGAGAAAGTTATATGACCATACTTTAAAAGATTCAACGTTAACTAATGAAGTTTTTGATAAGAGCTATCAGATGAATAAAAGTGTTTCTATTAAAACAGTTATTAATACTGGTAATAGAAGACCACTTTCTGGTGGGGAATTGTTTTCTTTGATGCTGCTATGTCTTGCATTGGGCATTAGTCTAATATTGGGAATTACCTTTGCAATTGTTAATGGGAAAGCATTATATATAAACCCAAGTTGGCTATAA